TGCGCCCTTTGGAAGCGCATCTTGGCAAGGGAGTTACGGCTGTACCAGCTGCGGTATCGACGGAGGCTGTCAACAGCGGGTGCTGCCAAGTTGCTGTCCCACATGCTGCATCCTTTCAAGGGCACAGAGTTGTGTGTGGCTGCTACTTTGTGTGGATGGGATGGGGATGAGTTTCAAGGTGGAGCAAATGAAACAAGTGCAAGCCAAAGTTCAATAGTCACTGGTACTCAACCGACCACTTCGCATGCTGTCAAGGATTCTACAGCTCAGCCAGTTGTAGCCAGTGGAACAACAGTTCAACCAATAGTAAAGCTTAGTAAAACTCAATTGAATGCAAGCAACGAAACAAGCATCCCCATAATGGCTTCAAATCTGTCTGGTCCAAGGCTCTTCTATGTATGTAGTGACGGTTGTCGCCTGCAAGGGGAGCTTTTCTCAGTGGGCTCTGGTTCTCCGTATGCATACTCCATACTGGATGGGAGGATTCAATGGGGGCTAAGTGTAGATGAAGCCATCTCCATAGCCAGAGAAGCCGTATACAGGGCGACATATAGAGATGCTTACTCAGGCAACAATGTGGACCTCTACCATGTTACTGCTAAAGGCTGGAGTCGCAGAAAAAGAGAGGATCTAAAGGAGGAAtactacagagagaaagagagggagaggatgaGAGTGGAGGAGAGAAGAACAGGGGGAAAGGAAAAGAAGTCAGACTAGATAAACAGCTGTGTTAAGACTTTATCTTCTATAATATGATAGACTTGATCTTTTCTCTGAAGGTCTATTTTTAATATCTGTAGTGTTGTATGATAAATATAAATGACCTTTGTTCAAATTGGCTGCCCTATacgatacagtaccagtcaatagaTTGGACACACCAAAttaaatttctttatttagtttttacattgtattttgaTATTAAATTCCTGAAAACAATTACGGGACACATGGAATTACATGGGATTAGCTGGAGCTTTACATTGATAAGGAAAACcagcaactattgtttagcacctcctgAAACTGTGTGCGGATCTGTCTTCAAAGATTGTGgctataaaagtataaaacattttctggattgtttaaaaaatgtccccaatattaaatttacaagtcataaaaagaaaacaaatataaaacatatttgtctGAAATTTAGGAAAGGCTGAAGAAAGGTGTGCAGTCATGTCTAAACCGAAGTTTACTTATCAAGCCTTTGGTTTTATTGGGTAAAGCACTAACACTCAGATCTAGTAGTGAGCTCTCTATACATTTGCAAAGTCatgacatttttttgttttatttttattcgtATACCAAGACCCTATCACTTCCCTGTCTTCAAAGTAAGATAGTGTTGGCAGCAAGGCATCAAGTCAACATTTCCTGCAGGACTTGTTTAAACgtgtataaaaatattgtttaaccGGACTGTCCTGCTATATAAAGCagtttatatttgtgtttgtagaCTAAAGTAGGTTACACTGCATAGTAATCAACATGGTTTAAATGTGTCATGGCCTTGTATAAAGAAAGGTTTTGGTTATGTCTATACAGAAAGATTTTTGTGACAGTCTTAGTCCAATGCATGTTAGCATAATTAGCCATGCATGCCCTTTTCCAAACTTGACTAAAGAAGCAAACTCAAAATAGCAAGACAATTCCTGGCCAATTGACTATATCTGAGGTCAGTGGTAAATAATGCttatttgatttttcttttttttttatttcacttcttttatacacgcaaaaaatatatatgttcgcAGGGATATATGCTGGTAGGGAAAATTAAATGTAAGgtgttttaagacttttaaatacTATTCAAAGACATAAATAACATCAAAAATCCCactaaatattttattcataaaaaattATACAAGCTTCACAATGAACAGAAACCTTAATAGATCAAATTAAATCGAACTGTTCATGCACTGAAAATCTACTGTTTCCCCTGGCCTACAATACTGTTTCAGGTAAAATGAATGTAGCTTACAATAGCACCCCTCAGAGCCATAAGTAACAAAATTGGTTACTCTTCGTGCAGTCTGTGTTAAATCACTGAGataaaatgcaaatataataAGACCTTTAGGAGATGCATTTAATAGATTGTAAGAGAAATGAAGGCGTTTTTTACACTAAAcaaattttaagactttttaagacaatttaaagaATTTGCCGACATGTCGCATATGTTGGGAAACAAACAAGTTGATATGAACTGAACTTTTAAATGCCAAAATCCGAATGTAATAATCTTAAGCGTTTAATCAACCAGAGCCAATCAAGTCAAATAAATTGTATCCCAGCCTGGCTGTAAGTGAGTGAGGTTCTGTATTGCAGCTTTCTAGGGGCATTTATAATATTCTGTACATGTTTATAACAATTATCAGACATCTTTTTATATgtgttgatttgtttgtttgtttgtttgttttaaacaatCAACACTTGAGTCTGTCTTTTAAGGACATGTGGAATGTGAGACTACACACTCCCTTAACGAATATAGTCcgtttttgtttcattttcacTTGATGTGAAAGTAAAAGATATGACAGCTATGTACTTGGGTTTGCACaaggacaatgatctgaagcacTATGACCTGAAGTCCACTTCTGAACGGCTCAAAACATGTTTAGAGTGGCCTAGTCTAAACCCACCAATgtagctgaattaaaacaattttgtacAGAAGAGTGGGCCAATATTCCTCCATAGAGATGTGCCAGTTATTGCAAATGCTAGATTGCAGTTGTGGCTTCCAAGGGTGGCACAACAAGGTATTAAGTTTCGAGggaaattactttttcacataaaGGCAGGTTGGTTtctgatttttgtatttactctggttctctttgtctgatattaaaatgtgtttgataatctgaaataaagtttatttagTGTCACTATTGAACTGAGGACATATTTCCACCTAGTGTTTCATTGTGGAAATACAGCATATTGTACTACAATATCTGGAAAAAATGTCCACCACTAAAATGTTAGAGCAAAAGTTTCAGGGGTCATTTAACAAAAGAAATGACAcaagggctattccaccaaatgtgGGTGCCATTtccttgttgtaactcttccaaattaaacttaattttttatattttttcaactttgaatctaataacacataataacaaatatttaaaacatatactggtcaaactcaggcagctttacttaatttattacaaggtttctaagccagaCATTAAATGGTTTGGAAGCAAGTCATTAaatatgcaaagccatttttatctttCCAAGACAACCCAAAACTGAgattgatcaaatttattattatgtaatttattgaacaaatggataaataatgaaccaaacagaatgggaaaagtggtttacattaactaatattcacattaataaatcaataaaccaggggactctactcactcctgttactggcactcactccagttactggaactcattcctgctatttttatgttttgagtaacaggactaagtttttaggatagaattagcaaaaagataaaaaatatctaaatggcgactatgctaatagcatgaggacactgagcacattctagtgatctTCCCAAAATTTGtagtttaaaaataaacaaataagatctaagaattaatttaggtaacatgactgagtgttgagattgacctccttagtcagagttacaataagattaaatatacagaaaaacttaattttgttctccccatggtcttcagaaaaaaaaaactgatgtcacttcctgttgtataTGTGTcttgtagaatgtttcagatagggtaatgtgttacgtaacaggactgagtgaaacccaggaacacaactaaaatgtgtattttaacttaaatattatggatttattctgaaaaaaaaataagcaaagatgggatttggagtcacacaacaatgcaaaaataaatctctgaagtattttaataattatatttcatagtaaagtttatagtagggacaggtaacaaataaaacacatttttattatagtttatttttttattaatgtttttcattACATATCTAACTTTTGCAATTTGGCCATTTTACAAGTCaccatgcttaataataaaatgtacaaacACTGCACCAACATTTTATGATaaatggacaaaaataaatgctccaaaatgacagaAATAAAATCTTCTATTAgaaggtgttttttttctcctggtTCTTGTAAAGTTGCTCATTTATAACAAGgtttatgcatttttaattttcagaTCACCTGTTTTTACACTAAAAGCAACTTGTTTTCACAGAACATGCTTGGTCAGACTAAGATCTGGAAAGGTCACAGAGGAACAGCGGCCAAAagtctgtttttactgtttataacATGTTCTGCATGCCAGTATACAGGTTTTTGATTAGGAGGAATGCTATCTTGATACACTGATGGCGCGTGTTTACTTTATGTGGCAACTCACGTCAGAGAACAATAGGAAGGTTCTGGAAATTTCTATAAGGCCACAATAGTGACAGTAATTAAGCTCTGAAGGTGTGGTTTACACACAGTCTAGCAAAGAGGATGCCAGGGGTAAGATGTATCTTCATTAAAGGTAAGCCTATAAAATGACTGTGGATTTAGATTTCATGGCTAGGCCTGTTCTGTTTTAAACAAGTCCCTGTGGACTTATAGTTCTTATGAAATAAATTGTTCAGATTTGTAACActtttatacatatacattagGCCTAAACGTGTGTTACCATTAATTTTCTTATTAGCCTACATTGTCTTATCCTAGGCTTGTTAtactttaatacaatttaaatgtGTGTAGTCAAATAGGGGTCTAACCGAGAACGTTCTAagaacgttttgaaaaggttccagctAGATTAACCTGTACAGGTAAAAAATGTCCATGAACTTTCTAAAAAAAGGGTGTAACTTAATAATGGTTTGCTTTaggttattagaacgtttctcacacaACGTCCTCAGCTAGACTAATACTAACGTATTAACAtatgaaaacattaaaagtaacaccaaaacaaacaattaaaacatcGATACAAGCGACGTGAAGTTAGGGTTACCTGAACGTTTAAGAAGCCTTTAAATATAAACGttctaaaacatttgaaaaagagagacagtTCTAAGAACGTTAGATAAAtgtaacgttcagaaaacgtTTTACTAATCAAAAATAGTTAGCTGGGTCTAAAATTACAATTTTGAGGATAGACAATGAATAGCTAGCCTAGATAGTGTTAGCTATGTTTGCTCACTTGTGTtccaggttagctagttagctaactaatagctttcttaaataaattaatgaactaGCTAATCTTCTAGTCTGTTTAACAACAGTCCATTGATTTCTTTGGTAGAATATGCAGTAGCCACATGTTAGGAAATTGCTGATACTGATAGCAGGTTAATTTAAACGCTAATTACATCTCGTCCTTGCTGTTTACAACACACTTTCGTTTCCTGGATAAATTAAACTCTCACTACCATGTTTACCCCGTGTTATTATTACAGGACTGAATATTACCAGAGCTGGTTTATACAGAGCTCTCACCCTCATATTCCTGTTTCTTTCTTTATAAACGACTGAATACCTCTAGATGGTGCCCAAGGGTGAGCCCTCGATACATAGGAAGGAATAGAGCTAACCGGCtacaaactcaaattaaaaatactaattaaataGTAGTCATGGATATTGCTTTAATTTTAGATCAGAAATTAAGGTATTTCACTAAAAAAGCAAAGAGAACGTACCTACTTGTTTCCTTTCTTCTACAGTAAGCAGGTTTTGTCGTTAAGGACGCTAGCGTTCCTGCTACTGAGAGCTAACTGGCTGGTGTGCTGATGCTTCTGAAGGAGATAATGTACACCCAGACTCAGAGCACATTTAATCATCTGCGTGTTAGCTTTAACATTTAGCTTCCTTTAATTAATATTTCGcagccaacttttttttttgcagcaagtTTCAgggagagagggtgctttttctggGGGAAACAGAGATCCCttcttccttttatttatgtGCTTCCTTTAATTTTTATTCACATCTCGTTTTTTTAAGTGCATTAAATTTATATTATTGCTCCTCTTTTTATAAAagtatatcagcttttattatattattttgcttaatgttttatttattttattatttttttatatgctgtAAACTCT
The Astyanax mexicanus isolate ESR-SI-001 chromosome 13, AstMex3_surface, whole genome shotgun sequence DNA segment above includes these coding regions:
- the psmb11b gene encoding proteasome subunit beta type-11b; amino-acid sequence: MALQDVCGFIPFCQWNAPLLSSTSLEDTSCLPGRRFRPDPVSRSIWRSNTSSSPLEFYVPVQEYLLENPIEFGQDRPTVNLDWTNLTADDPLYHSSLTDSLRSPIPLSICPTVPLPFSLGHGTTTLGFVFQGGVIAAADSRSSCSGLVACPASQKILPVHSHLVGTTSGTSADCALWKRILARELRLYQLRYRRRLSTAGAAKLLSHMLHPFKGTELCVAATLCGWDGDEFQGGANETSASQSSIVTGTQPTTSHAVKDSTAQPVVASGTTVQPIVKLSKTQLNASNETSIPIMASNLSGPRLFYVCSDGCRLQGELFSVGSGSPYAYSILDGRIQWGLSVDEAISIAREAVYRATYRDAYSGNNVDLYHVTAKGWSRRKREDLKEEYYREKERERMRVEERRTGGKEKKSD